Proteins encoded in a region of the Sugiyamaella lignohabitans strain CBS 10342 chromosome B, complete sequence genome:
- the MET13 gene encoding methylenetetrahydrofolate reductase (NAD(P)H) MET13 (Major isozyme of methylenetetrahydrofolate reductase; catalyzes the reduction of 5,10-methylenetetrahydrofolate to 5-methyltetrahydrofolate in the methionine biosynthesis pathway; GO_component: GO:0005739 - mitochondrion [Evidence IDA] [PMID 14576278]; GO_component: GO:0005739 - mitochondrion [Evidence IDA] [PMID 16823961]; GO_function: GO:0004489 - methylenetetrahydrofolate reductase (NAD(P)H) activity [Evidence IEA,IEA]; GO_function: GO:0004489 - methylenetetrahydrofolate reductase (NAD(P)H) activity [Evidence IDA,ISS] [PMID 10600168]; GO_function: GO:0004489 - methylenetetrahydrofolate reductase (NAD(P)H) activity [Evidence ISS] [PMID 8896269]; GO_function: GO:0016491 - oxidoreductase activity [Evidence IEA]; GO_process: GO:0009086 - methionine biosynthetic process [Evidence IMP,ISS] [PMID 10029993]; GO_process: GO:0009086 - methionine biosynthetic process [Evidence IMP,ISS] [PMID 10600168]; GO_process: GO:0006555 - methionine metabolic process [Evidence IEA]; GO_process: GO:0055114 - oxidation-reduction process [Evidence IEA,IEA]; GO_process: GO:0035999 - tetrahydrofolate interconversion [Evidence IEA]) yields the protein MKISQKLQKAHSSSHRPTYSFEFFVPKTSQGVQNLYDRMDRMYELGPQFIDITWNAGGRLSNLTCEMVSTSQSIIGLETCMHLTCTGMPIQLVENALKDAYNSGCQNILALRGDPPHGSESTSANGNELVPEFRYAKDLIKYIRAKYGDYFDIGVAGYPEGHPEESDIDVLIGYLKEKVDAGATFIITQMFYDVDNFLSWVEKCRNAGITVPIIPGIMPISTYASFMRRATWCEINIPKNFLDQLEPISGDDNLVREKGTELVADMCEKMVAAGIQHLHFYTMNLEKATVMVLDKLGILPEYIPEEDKKNPPLPWRQSLALGREDETVRPIFWKNRKKSYVARTQDWDEFPNGRWGDSRSPAYGELENYGVLLRHSAAKAIEIWGSPKTVEDLRDLFVGYLSGKIKSLPWSDAPISNEVDSIKDQLLDINSRGFLTINSQPAVNGVKSTHPVHGWGPSNGYVYQKAYLELLVPPEVADKVVHAVEKDPDVTYYCVDSRGNLRTNSPVDGPNAVTWGIYPGKEVIQPTIVEKISFLAWKDEAFRLGAEWARCYDEDTESRRLVMGIVDKWYLINIVHNDFQDPDAIFRLFNNIH from the coding sequence atgaaaataTCTCAGAAGCTTCAGAAGGCACACTCGTCTTCGCACCGCCCAACTTATTCATTTGAGTTTTTCGTGCCCAAGACATCTCAAGGTGTTCAAAATCTTTATGACCGTATGGATAGGATGTATGAGCTGGGACCCCAGTTCATTGATATTACTTGGAATGCCGGTGGCCGTCTTTCAAATCTTACCTGTGAAATGGTCTCGACCTCCCAGTCTATTATTGGTCTAGAGACATGTATGCACTTGACCTGTACTGGTATGCCCATTCAATTGGTCGAAAATGCTCTGAAAGATGCTTACAATTCGGGTTGTCAAAATATCTTGGCTCTTCGAGGTGACCCCCCTCACGGTAGTGAATCTACTAGTGCCAACGGTAATGAGCTTGTTCCAGAGTTTAGGTATGCGAAAGATTTGATCAAGTATATCCGGGCCAAGTACGGTGATTATTTCGACATTGGTGTTGCTGGTTATCCTGAAGGACATCCTGAAGagtctgatattgatgtCTTGATAGGCTATTTAAAGGAAAAAGTTGACGCAGGTGCAACTTTCATCATCACCCAGATGTTTTATGATGTTGATAATTTCCTTTCATGGGTTGAAAAGTGTCGCAATGCTGGCATAACTGTTCCAATTATTCCAGGTATTATGCCTATTTCAACCTACGCCAGCTTTATGCGTCGAGCCACCTGGTGTGAGATTAATATCCCCAAGAACTTTTTAGATCAGTTGGAACCAATTTCCGGTGATGATAATCTTGTCCGTGAAAAAGGTACAGAGCTTGTTGCTGACATGTGTGAGAAGATGGTTGCTGCAGGTATTCAGCACCTTCATTTCTATACTATGAACTTGGAAAAAGCCACTGTCATGGTTTTGGATAAGTTGGGTATCTTACCTGAATACATTCCAGAGGAGGATAAGAAAAATCCACCTCTACCGTGGAGACAATCTCTTGCACTTGGACGAGAAGACGAAACCGTTCGCCCTATTTTTTGGAAAAATCGCAAGAAGAGTTATGTTGCTAGAACGCAGGATTGGGATGAATTTCCCAACGGTAGATGGGGTGATTCTAGGTCCCCTGCTTATGGCGAACTAGAGAATTACGGAGTTTTGCTACGTCACTCTGCTGCTAAGGCAATTGAAATTTGGGGTTCCCCTAAGACAGTTGAAGATCTTCGTGACCTTTTTGTTGGCTATTTGTCGGGTAAAATCAAGTCACTACCTTGGTCTGATGCTCCCATTTCAAATGAAGTGGATTCTATCAAGGATCAATTGCTGGATATAAATTCAAGGGGCTTTTTAACCATAAATTCTCAGCCGGCTGTGAATGGTGTGAAATCCACCCATCCTGTTCATGGATGGGGACCTAGCAACGGTTATGTGTACCAGAAGGCTTATTTGGAGTTGCTCGTTCCGCCTGAAGTTGCTGATAAAGTTGTTCACGCTGTGGAGAAGGATCCTGATGTGACATATTACTGTGTTGACTCGAGAGGAAACCTTCGCACCAATTCACCTGTTGACGGCCCTAATGCTGTTACTTGGGGTATCTATCCTGGTAAAGAAGTTATCCAACCTACCATTGTTGAAAAGATCTCCTTCTTGGCTTGGAAAGACGAAGCATTCAGGCTAGGAGCTGAGTGGGCCCGATGCTATGATGAGGACACAGAGTCTAGAAGGCTTGTTATGGGTATTGTTGATAAATGGTATCTTATTAACATTGTCCATAACGACTTTCAGGATCCCGATGCTATCTTCCGTTTGTTCAATAACATTCATTAG